A region of the Litchfieldia alkalitelluris genome:
AAACGTCCAGTATACACACTTGTATCTAAAATGTTAGATACGGCCATACAACAATTAGACGACCATGATTGCCCTATCCTTCACTCTGATCAAGGCTGGCATTATCAGATGAAGAAGTTTCGACACACCTTACAGAAGAATGGAATTACCCAAAGTATGTCTCGCAAGGGCAATTGTTTAGATAATGCAGTAATGGAGAACTTTTTTGGATTATTAAAGAGCGAATTACTTTATTTAAGAGAATTTGAGAGTATGGATCATTTCAAACTAGAATTAGAGAAATATATTTACTATTATAATCACAAACGGATTAAGCAAAAATTAAAAGGTATGAGTCCGATTCAATATCGAACTCATACCCAGCAAGCTGCTTAATAGCTTGTGTCTAACATTTTGGGTTCAGTTCATTCGTGCTTCCATTGGAAGCGCGCAAGACAGACCCACTGAGTCAGAGTTCATGCCACTTGTCTATCAATATGTGCAAAATATCGAAATGTACTTATTATTTCTTTTGGTGGTAAAATAAAGTTGATTATTCAGTTAATGGGAATTCCCTACGCTACATGGAGAAAGTGGTGTCATGGCAGGTGTCCTTTATCAAGTTAAACCGAATCGAGGGTTATTTAATACTTAGGGTTTAACACTCTCTAGCTACCTTTACCAGAGCAGAAAAAGGTTACCTTAATCGAAAATGTAGTGTCTAATAGTTTAGAAGCTTGTAAGGAATATAAAAAAGTGAGCATGGGGACGGTTCTCGTGCTTCCGCAGAGGAGGAATTATTACATGACTAAGGAAAGATTTTTTAACGAGGATATCGAAGCCATTTTTCAACAATTGTTCAATGAGTCTAAAGTACAAGAAGCCTTGCGTTTTCTTCAAGAAGATAATGATGCAACGGCTGCTGAACAGGTTGAAATCACAGAAATCGCTGCTCCAACGTTTTCAGAAGAAATACGTGGAGAGGATTATCGAAAAAGATTGATTGAGCTAGGAATCAGGGATATTGAAGTGGACGAAGTGGGCAATGTGTTTGGTTTCAGACCTGGAACTGGCAATGGTCCAAGGTTAGTTGTGTGTGCACATCTTGATACCGTGTTTCCAGAGGGAACAGAAACGAAGGCGAAGGTAATTGATGGTAAGATTTTTGCGCCAGGCATCTCTGATGATGGAAGAGGATTAGCTGTTGTACTAACCTTAGTTAGAGCATTAAATACGGCTAGTATTGAAACAGAAGGTGACCTAATTATCGGGGCTACTGTCGGTGAGGAAGGGTTAGGCGATTTGTGTGGTGTGAAGGCTTTATTTGAAAACCGGATTGATATTGATGGTTTTATTTCTATCGAACCGGGTAGCCCAGAAGGTGTCATATACCTGGGGACGGGCAGCCATCGATACCATGTAACATATAGAGGCCCAGGAGGGCATAGCTTCGGAAACTTTGGAACACCAAGCCCGATCCATGCACTAGGACGGGCGATTGCGATGATTTCAGAGATTGAAACGCCAGATGAGCCGAAAACCACCTTTAATGTTGGAATCATTAGCGGTGGCACGTCGATTAACACCATTGCTGAAGAAGCAGCAATGTTCGTTGACTTGCGATCAAATTCACAGGAAGAATTACAACAGCTAGATGAAAAAGTTCGTAATGTAATAAACCAGGCAGCAATAGAAGAAAATGAACGATGGAATTCGGATGGAATTACAGTTGATTTGAAGCTTGTTGGTAATCGTCCAGCTGGTACCCAACCATCTGATGCAATCATCGTACAGACCGCCTTAGCTGCATCAAAAGCCCTTGGTTTTGAAGCAGTGTTAGCGGGAGCACTTAGCACAGATTCCAATGTTCCAATTTCACTAGGCATTCCAGCTGTCACACTTGGAGGTGGCGGAGACTTTGGCGGAGTTCACACTTTAAATGAATATTTTGATCCGAAAGATTCATATCAAGGGGCACAAAGGATTTTTCTAACAATGCTTGCACTAGTAGGAATGAAGGGTGTTAATCAGCCGCTTTTAAGGGAGCAGGGGGACGGTTCTCGTGCTTCTGACTGAGTAAGTGAAAGAGAAAGCGGTAAGGTTCTGTTGCTTCTTATTTAGTAAGCATCATACTATGATGAGGGATTTACAGGCAGTTTTTAACATCCGGATTTCCAGAAATCACACTTTCGGTTTATCTTTATCTGTTTATGGGACTAGGAGTTGTGTTAGGGAAGAACTAAAGGGAAAACAGTGGGACGGCTTCTCGTGCTTCAAATGGAAGCATGAGAACCGTCCCACTGCTTCTCGTGCTTCAAATGGAAGCATGAGAACCGTCCCACTGCTTCTCGTGCTTCAAATGGAAGCATGAGAACCGTCCCACTGCTTCTCGTGCTTCAAATGGAAGCATGAGAACCGTCCCACTGCTTCTCGTGCTTCAAATGGAAGCATGAGAACCGTCCCACTGCTTCTTAGTTAATGATGGAATCATAAACCTCATCAACCACTTCATCGCTTTCAATGCCAAATTCCATTCTTAATTGATATCTAATAATGTCTTTATTTACGGATCCCTCAACATTTTTTATGGCTGTTGTTCTCAGCCAATGGGTAATCAATTGAATTTGGTCATCATAATTTAAAATAGTCAAACGAGACACTCCTCTAAGCTTTTCCTTTTAACATCCGTCTAAAGGTCCATTTATATACTCAGTTTGAGTGTTTTGCTAGTTTATCTTATCTTCTTATCAGACACCGTCTTATGATTCATATTAAACTGTGATGGAGACATCCCAACGATTTTTTTGAAAATCCGACTAAAATATAATTCATCCTCGTAACCGACACTTTGACTTATTTCTTTAATCCGGAAATCGGACAAAGCAAGGAGTTCTTTCGCGCGGTCAATCCGAAGATGTGTTAAATAATCAATTGGGCTATATCCTACATACTTTTTGAACAGGCGGGAATAGTGACTTGAACTAAGTCCTGCCATGGTTGATAAATCTGTTAGCGTTAATGAATTATTATAGTGATTTACCATATAATCAATCGTCAATTCAATCGCTAACGTCGTATCACCAGCTATTTTTTGAGAACGAAAATCTTCAATAATGGTTAACCATAATTCTTGAAAGAGAATTTTCCTTTGAATGGCAACAGACGGACCTCGTCGTTTTGATAGATTGGTAATTTGCTCAAATAATAAAGTGATTCCAGAGATGTTGCTAATCGAATAGATTCCTTTTAAGGGGAAATCTGTTTCTTGTCCTTGCTCCAAATACCAAGTCTCTTTTTCTTCATAAGCAACTGCATAGCTAAACCGAATAAAATAAAACTCAAGTGGATCTGTCGGTGAACCCTTTTTCTCACAAACCATACCAGGAGAATAAATAATCAGTTTTCCTGGCTTTACCTTATGCTTGTTTCCATTAATGATAATCTCACCCTGACCTTTTGTAATTAACCAAATCGAGTGATATTTGTGAATCTTTTCGGCTTTATACCAATCTTGTGGGCAATGTTTATGACCAGCTAATAACAAAGAAAATGTCAGCTGGTTTAGCGATTTAGCGATTTTTCCGGGTTTTGTCATGAAAACCACCATTCCTTAAAGAACGTTTATGTTGTATAAATACGTGATTTGCCCTTTAATATACCAGTTGTTTGTCGTGGTCTATGAATTACTAACCTCATCAGATGATTCTTTATTTTTGCTTTTTTTTGTTAAAAATAAAGCTGTAACCCAAGCGGTAATCGGAATAACCATTGTTACACCAATGCCAGCACAAAGGAGAGTAATCATTTCTGCACTAAATATTTTTGAATTAACAATTTCCCCAACGGAGTAAGATAAATCTTTAAACCAGATAAGCAAAGCTAAATATCCGCCAAAAAATGCGAAAAACAAAGTGTTCGTACTTGTCCCTAAAATATCTCTGCCAATACTTAATCCTGATGTGAATAACTCTTTTCTACTAATAGACGGATGATGATAATGGATTTCACGCATCGGCGATGAAATAGCTATCGCAGTATCAGTAATGGCGCCTATGGTGCTCATAATAATCACAGACACTCCAATTTTCACAAAGTCAATTCCAATAAAAAGTGAAAATATGCTAAGCTCCTCAATTTCTTCTGCACCAAAACCCTGAATCATTGCCTTTTCAGAAATAATAACAATAAAAAAGAGTAGTATGACAGTTGAAATGATCGTAGAAATGAAGGCTGTTTTCGTTTTACCGTTAATTTCGTTAATATAAAATAAATTAATACAACTAATGATGGTCGATGCAATGATCGTCAAGATAATCAGATTTACATTAGGGTCATTCATGATAAAAATAATGATAATGAGCACACCAAAATTAAAGAATAACGCTAAAAACGATCTTGCTCCTTTTTTCCCACCAATAAGGGTCATCAATAGAAACAAAATACCTGCTAGCAAAACTAATGCATTCATGACCTAGCCCTCTTTCTATTTATGAAAAATAAAGTCGTGTATAGACCAATCGGAATGGTTAAAACGATTCCGATTCCACCAGCTAGAGCACGAGCTAATTCTAATGATAGGCTCATAGAGAGAGTAAATCCTAGAGGAGAACCATTTTTTAAATATAAAAGAATCATCGGTATGGAGCCACTTATGTAAACAAAAAATAAAATATTGGTCATCGTTCCCATAATATCTTTTCCGATTTCCATACCTGAATGTTTAAGAGCTTTGACGGCAATATTGTTATTTCTCTCATATAACCCAAAAATAGAAGAAGACATTGTAATGGCAACATCCATTACTGCTCCAAGAGATCCGATAAATAGTCCAGCCATAAATACCATTTGATAAGGGCGAGTTAAAAACTGCATTTCCTCATACCGAAGGCCATTTTCAGAGGTTACCCAAATAACAAGATATGCAATGAGCAATGAGCTAAACGTTCCTAATAAGGTAGCAATAATTGCTGCATAAGTTTTTTCATTAAAGCCGTTAACTAGTAACAAAGAAATGACAGTAAATAAGACAACACTAAAGCCACAGATCCATACAAGACTTATTTCTGAATGAGTTAGGTAAACATCCAGTGCAAAAGATAACAACACAGCATTAATAGCCAAGCTGATAATCGAAAATAAACCTTGTTTTCTTCCGACGATGATTAAAAGCAAGATAAAAACCCATGCGACAATCAAAACGTATTTATCACGTTTAACATCAACAATCGTACCTGTTATATTATTTTCATCAATTGAAACAAACACTTCTTGCCCTACTTGATATTCTTGATCATAAGCTTTGGATAAGGAATACTCGTTGATTATGGTAATATGCTTATCTTTTGCTTCACCATTTTTTAGGATCGCAATGATCTCTTGAGTGAAAAGATGATCCTCATTGCCATGAATATCAATGAGTTCAGTCGATTCTTTAAGCTCAATTTGGACAACCTCAGCTATTGGGCGTGAGTAGAAGGAATAATTATTGTTTACAAAAATAACGGTGGATAAAAAAGAGATTACTAGCAACATATATATATACATTTGTTTTTTTGGTATTTTTATAAATTTATCTCTTAGACTCAAAGTACAACATCCTAACTACTTGTAATATATGAATTGTACTATACTCCTGTAGCTTCCACCACTGGAGCATTGTTTGGATAAGAAAAGTTTTCAATATAGAGTTTTTTTACAAAAGCAATATGATTTTAATAGCTATGTCATAAACATTTAGTGCTCATTGGTTAGTAGTGATAGAACAACTATGATACTCTATAGTTAAATACTAAAAAGGTGGTTTGTATATGGATATCTCGATTCCAAAAGTCACATTAAATGATGGGTTAACAATCCCTGTTATCGGGCTAGGGACATATAAACTTAAGGGTGAACAAGGAGTCAATTCGATGGTAACGGCGATTGATGAGTTGGGTTATCGACTGATTGATTCAGCTTATAATTATGAAAACGAAGGGACTGTAGGTGAAGCGGTTCGACGCAGTTCTGTTGCAAGAGAAGAGTTAAGAATAACCTCCAAGTTACCTGGACGTTATCAAACGTATGAACATGCGATGACGACGATTCAAGAATCATTATATCGGGCAAACCTGGATTATTATGATTTATACCTAATTCATTGGCCAAATCCAAAACAAGACCTTTACGTGGAAGCGTGGCAAGCTTTAATTGATGCGAAAAAACAGGGGTTAATTCGCTCAATTGGAGTATGTAATTTCTTACCTGAACATCTTGAGAGACTAGAAAAAGAAACAGGTGTGAAGCCAAGCCTTAATCAAATCGAATTACATCCTTTTTTTAATCAAGCCGAACAAAGAAAATGGCATGAAGACAATGACATTATCACTCAATCTTGGAGTCCGCTAGCGCGAGCCATTGAGGTATTACATAATGAAACGATCCAACAAATTGCAACGGAGCGCAACAAGTCTGTTTCACAAATCATATTACGCTGGCATTATCAACTCGGAGCAGTCTCGATTCCAAAGTCAGCTTCACCAAACAGGCAGTTAGAAAACATATCAATCTTTGATTTTAACTTAGATGAAAAAGAGATGAACCTCATTTCAGGATTAACACGAGTTGACGGAAGATTACAGGGGCAAGACCCAGCTGTATACGAAGAATTTTAAGGAAGCAGGGGGACGGTTCTCCTGCTTCCCTTTATTTTCTGTTCTTTTTTGCATATTTTATATATATCTTAAATATTGACTAAATAAAAATAAGCAGATGGGGGAGAGTGGATGAAATATCGCCTGTTTGGCGGAGTAGTGAAAATTCCAGTCGGTCCGGGCTCTAAAAGAAAGATTTTAAAAGCAGTTGTTGAGGCTCATATGAGCGCTTTTCTTGATCACGGAATCTTTCCGAGTTGGGAAAATTATGAGGTCTTTCCGAAGTTTATTGAGAATATCGAAAAATATTCCTTAACCGAAAATGACATTGCAATACTAAAAGGTTTCTGGATTGATCGATTAATATCTGAAATGGAATACGCTAGTAAGTGGATACATTCATTTGAAAGTTATACTGATGAAAATGATGACGTTCATAAGTTAATTGAACTATGGACTCAAGACAAAGGAAAGCGGGAATTTCTTAAGAGAGCACATGATCTTTATAAGGATAAATATGAAAGCTGAGTATAGAGGAAAGAATTTAAGAGGTAAGGAGCCTGTGGCTTCTTACCTCTATTAATGTGCACCATTCTTTCGTTATTTTTCATTAGAAAAAGTTGGACTTTTTCAGCAGTCTCGACTCTTCACTATATGATATTGTTTATTTCTGGAAAAAGCTGTGACAAGTTGTTATCATCATTTTAAGTGAATGAAACTAAGGGGGGGTAAAAATGATTGGTTTTATTATAGGGATGATCGTGTTCATTTTTGTTGTCATGTTGGTCGCTGTGAAAAGCAATTCTACTAGGACGAGGACAGTACGGAGAGTAAGGGGGAGGGTGAAAAATGAGAATATGCCTGATCTATTAGGAATCAATAATAGTGGAGTTCCTATTGTTCAAGCGTTAAATTCATCCCTTTCACCTTCATATTTAGGTAATGTCAAAAATCGCGTATTAATGGAACACCCCAACTGGCTAGATCACGAATACGAATGGACTTTTTTTGAATTGAAACGATATTTTGTAATGAATAGTATTCTAAAATCTGTCCCGATGTTCAGCAGTCAAGTTGATGAAATATGGCATCAAATGCTCATGTTCACAAGGGAATATGAAAAATTCACGAAGGATTTCTACAAAGAAACCTTACACCATACTCCTACGCTTGAGAGCACACCGATCCCAGGGGAGAGAGCGTTTTTTGACTGGATTTACCTAAGTCTGTTTGAGCCAACGTCAAATAGTAGAATCCTGTGGGGTGGATTTTTACGGAATCCAATAAAGCGTGAAATCCTTAATGATTTCCGAATTCTAACAGAAAGCGAACTTCTAAATAAATATTTCCGGCAGCATGACGATTGGATGGACGTTAAACGAGGCTTGATACAAAAAATGAAAAACGAAATTAATGGTGCCGACGCTATGAATCATAGCCATAATCATAATGAGTCCCATTCTTCTACGCAGAATACCCAACTAGTAAACTATGCACTTGGTGCTGCAGTCTTTTATTCTCTTTATCAATCAGACCATTATGAAGATCATATGAATGAAATTGTCCCGGAAGAATATGAGGACGAAAATGGTGGAGGAGCAGGAATTTATTGCTCTGGTTATACTTGCAGTACTTCTGATGACCATTCAGGAGGAGATTCGGGCGGAGATTCCGGGGGAGCAAGCTGCTCTAGTTTTGGTGGAGGCTGCAGCAGTTAGGTCAGGAAGCGCTGGGACGGTTCTCATGCTTCGTCGAGAAGGAAAAAAGAAGCGCTGGGACGGTTCTCATGCTTCGTCGAGAAGGAAAAAAGAAGCGCGAGAACCGTCCCCTTGCTTCCGAGTTTTTAAAAAACAACTTGAAAAATCGAAATATTACGTAAATAATAAGGTATAATTAATTTAATAGTTTTTCAA
Encoded here:
- a CDS encoding M20/M25/M40 family metallo-hydrolase; protein product: MTKERFFNEDIEAIFQQLFNESKVQEALRFLQEDNDATAAEQVEITEIAAPTFSEEIRGEDYRKRLIELGIRDIEVDEVGNVFGFRPGTGNGPRLVVCAHLDTVFPEGTETKAKVIDGKIFAPGISDDGRGLAVVLTLVRALNTASIETEGDLIIGATVGEEGLGDLCGVKALFENRIDIDGFISIEPGSPEGVIYLGTGSHRYHVTYRGPGGHSFGNFGTPSPIHALGRAIAMISEIETPDEPKTTFNVGIISGGTSINTIAEEAAMFVDLRSNSQEELQQLDEKVRNVINQAAIEENERWNSDGITVDLKLVGNRPAGTQPSDAIIVQTALAASKALGFEAVLAGALSTDSNVPISLGIPAVTLGGGGDFGGVHTLNEYFDPKDSYQGAQRIFLTMLALVGMKGVNQPLLREQGDGSRASD
- a CDS encoding AraC family transcriptional regulator, giving the protein MTKPGKIAKSLNQLTFSLLLAGHKHCPQDWYKAEKIHKYHSIWLITKGQGEIIINGNKHKVKPGKLIIYSPGMVCEKKGSPTDPLEFYFIRFSYAVAYEEKETWYLEQGQETDFPLKGIYSISNISGITLLFEQITNLSKRRGPSVAIQRKILFQELWLTIIEDFRSQKIAGDTTLAIELTIDYMVNHYNNSLTLTDLSTMAGLSSSHYSRLFKKYVGYSPIDYLTHLRIDRAKELLALSDFRIKEISQSVGYEDELYFSRIFKKIVGMSPSQFNMNHKTVSDKKIR
- a CDS encoding YibE/F family protein; this translates as MNALVLLAGILFLLMTLIGGKKGARSFLALFFNFGVLIIIIFIMNDPNVNLIILTIIASTIISCINLFYINEINGKTKTAFISTIISTVILLFFIVIISEKAMIQGFGAEEIEELSIFSLFIGIDFVKIGVSVIIMSTIGAITDTAIAISSPMREIHYHHPSISRKELFTSGLSIGRDILGTSTNTLFFAFFGGYLALLIWFKDLSYSVGEIVNSKIFSAEMITLLCAGIGVTMVIPITAWVTALFLTKKSKNKESSDEVSNS
- a CDS encoding YibE/F family protein; the encoded protein is MYIYMLLVISFLSTVIFVNNNYSFYSRPIAEVVQIELKESTELIDIHGNEDHLFTQEIIAILKNGEAKDKHITIINEYSLSKAYDQEYQVGQEVFVSIDENNITGTIVDVKRDKYVLIVAWVFILLLIIVGRKQGLFSIISLAINAVLLSFALDVYLTHSEISLVWICGFSVVLFTVISLLLVNGFNEKTYAAIIATLLGTFSSLLIAYLVIWVTSENGLRYEEMQFLTRPYQMVFMAGLFIGSLGAVMDVAITMSSSIFGLYERNNNIAVKALKHSGMEIGKDIMGTMTNILFFVYISGSIPMILLYLKNGSPLGFTLSMSLSLELARALAGGIGIVLTIPIGLYTTLFFINRKRARS
- a CDS encoding aldo/keto reductase, with the protein product MDISIPKVTLNDGLTIPVIGLGTYKLKGEQGVNSMVTAIDELGYRLIDSAYNYENEGTVGEAVRRSSVAREELRITSKLPGRYQTYEHAMTTIQESLYRANLDYYDLYLIHWPNPKQDLYVEAWQALIDAKKQGLIRSIGVCNFLPEHLERLEKETGVKPSLNQIELHPFFNQAEQRKWHEDNDIITQSWSPLARAIEVLHNETIQQIATERNKSVSQIILRWHYQLGAVSIPKSASPNRQLENISIFDFNLDEKEMNLISGLTRVDGRLQGQDPAVYEEF
- a CDS encoding glycine-rich domain-containing protein, with the translated sequence MIGFIIGMIVFIFVVMLVAVKSNSTRTRTVRRVRGRVKNENMPDLLGINNSGVPIVQALNSSLSPSYLGNVKNRVLMEHPNWLDHEYEWTFFELKRYFVMNSILKSVPMFSSQVDEIWHQMLMFTREYEKFTKDFYKETLHHTPTLESTPIPGERAFFDWIYLSLFEPTSNSRILWGGFLRNPIKREILNDFRILTESELLNKYFRQHDDWMDVKRGLIQKMKNEINGADAMNHSHNHNESHSSTQNTQLVNYALGAAVFYSLYQSDHYEDHMNEIVPEEYEDENGGGAGIYCSGYTCSTSDDHSGGDSGGDSGGASCSSFGGGCSS